In one Rutidosis leptorrhynchoides isolate AG116_Rl617_1_P2 chromosome 8, CSIRO_AGI_Rlap_v1, whole genome shotgun sequence genomic region, the following are encoded:
- the LOC139864678 gene encoding uncharacterized protein, with product MNGPFSRSYFHQQPSRSARTVPVHQTQPQKQSSKVVSVPVHFVSADQPKTTSLMLKDSSALKIQKTFRGFLVRKIVKKIVSIRNEVIEIERKINNDTEFFNLIRTDPKERLRVNETLMSLLFKLDSVHGVDFAVRVLRKSVTNKAIALQEKVDSIGQQTLDSPNHINDSIDHACTTEEVTENNISSSIDEVDDEIVKEVDENWVSDVKIKEEEEEEEDEGLIGEMEKRGEVKKLMDDNEKMMELMKKISETNEMQTRMINSLSGRVEQLEKAFMISRIMRLNKKKKRTHCCDLQK from the coding sequence ATGAACGGTCCGTTTTCTAGAAGCTACTTTCATCAACAACCGTCACGGTCTGCCCGAACCGTTCCGGTTCACCAAACACAACCACAAAAGCAGTCATCAAAAGTCGTTTCCGTACCGGTTCACTTTGTTTCTGCCGATCAGCCAAAAACGACGTCGTTGATGTTGAAAGACTCGTCGGCGCTTAAGATCCAAAAAACATTCAGAGGTTTTCTGGTGAGAAAAATTGTGAAAAAAATCGTTTCAATTAGAAACGAGGTTATTGAAATCGAACGAAAAATTAACAACGACACCGAATTTTTCAATTTGATACGTACGGATCCGAAAGAGAGATTGAGAGTTAACGAAACGTTAATGTCGTTACTGTTTAAATTGGATTCAGTTCACGGCGTTGACTTTGCCGTTAGGGTTTTGAGAAAATCTGTTACGAATAAAGCAATCGCGTTACAGGAAAAGGTGGATTCAATTGGTCAACAAACCCTAGATTCACCAAATCATATCAATGATTCAATTGATCATGCTTGTACCACAGAGGAGGTTACAGAGAACAATATTAGTTCTTCCATTGATGAAGTTGATGATGAGATTGTGAAGGAAGTGGATGAGAATTGGGTTAGTGATGTGAAgataaaagaagaagaagaagaagaagaagatgaaggttTGATTGGGGAAATGGAGAAGAGAGGAGAAGTGAAGAAACTGATGGATGATAATGAGAAGATGATGGAACTGATGAAGAAGATTTCGGAGACGAATGAGATGCAGACACGTATGATTAATTCGTTAAGTGGAAGAGTTGAGCAGTTGGAGAAGGCGTTTATGATTAGTAGGATTATGAGGTTgaacaagaaaaagaagagaacGCATTGTTGTGACTTACAAAAATAG